One part of the Raphanus sativus cultivar WK10039 chromosome 7, ASM80110v3, whole genome shotgun sequence genome encodes these proteins:
- the LOC108832026 gene encoding nitrate reductase [NADH], clone PBNBR1412, with translation MATSVDNRHYPRLNPTINGVVRSFKPPPIPSPRRQNNTVTVQTEKVVVRENKNDVVYDRYDSSDDEDESHNRNVSYYKEMIRKSNSDVEPSIQDSRDESTADNWIHRNSSMVRLTGKHPFNAEPPLPRLMHHGFITPVPLHYVRNHGTVPKADWSDWTVEITGLVKRPAKFTMEQLVSEFPSREFPVTLVCAGNRRKEQNMVKQTIGFNWGSAGVSTSLWKGVPLSEILRRCGIYSRRGGALNVCFEGAEDLPGGGGSKYGTSIKKEMAMDPARDIILAYMQNGELLTPDHGFPVRIIVPGFIGGRMVKWLKRIIVTPQESDSYYHYKDNRVLPSLVDAELANAEAWWYKPEYIINELNINSVITTPGHQEILPINAFTTQKPYTLKGYAYSGGGKKVTRVEVTLDGGDTWSVCELDHQEKPNKYGKFWCWCFWSLDVEVLDLLSAKEVAVRAWDESFNTQPDKLIWNLMGMMNNCWFRIKTNVCKPHKGEIGIVFEHPTRPGNQSGGWMAKERQLEISSESNPILKKSVSSPFMNTSAKMYSMSEVRKHNSVESAWIIVHGHIYDCTRFLKDHPGGSDSILINAGTDCTEEFEAIHSDKAKKLLEDYRIGELITTGYDSSPNVSVHGGTNAASLLAPIKELAPSKNIALVNPREKVPVTLIEKTSISHDVRRFRFALPSEDQQLGLPVGKHIFLCANINDKLCLRAYTPTSTVDAVGHIDLVVKVYFKDVHPRFPNGGLMSQHLDSLPIGSVLNIKGPLGHIEYQGKGNFMVNGKPKFAKKLAMLAGGTGITPIYQVIQSILSDPEDETEMFVVYANRTEDDILVREELEGWANMHKDRLKVWYVVEIAKEGWNYSTGFITEAVLREHVPEGLEGESLALACGPPPMIQFALQPNLEKMGYNVKEDLLIF, from the exons ATGGCCACCTCAGTTGATAACCGCCATTACCCCCGCCTCAACCCCACCATAAACGGCGTCGTACGCTCCTTCAAACCTCCCCCCATTCCTTCTCCCCGTCGCCAGAACAATACTGTCACCGTCCAAACCGAAAAGGTCGTAGtcagagaaaacaaaaacgACGTCGTGTACGACCGTTACGACTCAAGCGACGACGAGGACGAGAGCCACAACCGTAACGTCTCGTACTACAAGGAGATGATACGCAAATCCAACAGCGACGTGGAACCGTCGATCCAAGACTCCCGAGACGAATCCACGGCTGACAACTGGATCCACCGTAACTCCTCTATGGTGCGTCTCACTGGAAAACACCCCTTCAACGCCGAGCCTCCTCTCCCTCGCCTCATGCACCACGGCTTCATCACCCCCGTCCCTCTCCACTACGTCCGCAACCACGGCACCGTCCCCAAAGCCGACTGGTCCGACTGGACCGTCGAGATCACCGGGCTCGTCAAGCGCCCGGCCAAGTTCACCATGGAGCAGCTTGTCTCCGAGTTCCCCAGCCGTGAGTTCCCGGTGACTCTCGTCTGCGCCGGTAACCGCCGGAAAGAGCAGAACATGGTGAAGCAGACGATAGGTTTCAACTGGGGCTCCGCCGGAGTGTCCACCTCTCTATGGAAAGGTGTTCCTCTCAGTGAGATCCTCCGTCGATGCGGGATATACAGTAGGAGAGGCGGCGCGCTCAACGTCTGCTTCGAAGGAGCGGAGGATCTTCCCGGAGGCGGCGGGTCTAAGTACGGAACAAGCATCAAGAAAGAGATGGCGATGGATCCTGCGAGAGATATCATATTAGCGTACATGCAGAACGGTGAGCTTCTGACGCCGGATCACGGGTTTCCGGTTCGGATCATTGTACCCGGTTTCATCGGCGGGCGGATGGTTAAATGGTTGAAGAGAATCATCGTCACGCCTCAGGAATCAGACAGTTACTATCATTACAAGGACAATAGAGTTCTACCTTCTCTTGTCGATGCTGAACTGGCAAATGCAGAag CTTGGTGGTATAAGCCTGAATATATAATCAACGAGCTTAATATAAACTCGGTGATAACTACGCCTGGTCACCAAGAGATTTTGCCTATTAATGCATTTACCACTCAGAAGCCGTACACGTTAAAAGGCTATGCGTACTCtg GAGGAGGGAAGAAGGTAACGAGAGTGGAGGTAACTCTAGATGGAGGAGATACGTGGAGTGTGTGTGAGCTTGACCACCAAGAAAAGCCGAACAAGTATGGCAAGTTCTGGTGCTGGTGTTTCTGGTCACTTGATGTCGAGGTTCTTGATCTGCTCAGCGCTAAAGAAGTAGCGGTTCGAGCTTGGGACGAGTCTTTCAACACCCAGCCTGATAAACTCATCTGGAACCTcatg GGCATGATGAACAACTGCTGGTTCAGGATCAAAACCAACGTGTGCAAGCCTCACAAAGGAGAGATAGGGATTGTTTTCGAACACCCGACCCGACCCGGGAACCAATCGGGTGGGTGGATGGCAAAGGAACGTCAACTTGAGATATCCTCAGAATCAAACCCTATTTTGAAGAAGTCCGTTTCATCACCTTTCATGAACACTTCCGCAAAGATGTACTCAATGTCCGAAGTTAGAAAACATAATTCAGTTGAATCTGCATGGATCATTGTCCACGGTCACATCTATGACTGTACACGTTTCTTGAAAGACCACCCTGGAGGCTCAGACTCGATCCTCATCAACGCGGGAACTGATTGCACGGAAGAGTTTGAAGCTATTCATTCAGACAAAGCCAAGAAGCTTCTTGAAGATTACCGTATCGGTGAACTCATCACGACCGGCTACGACTCTTCCCCTAATGTTTCAGTCCACGGTGGCACAAACGCAGCTTCTTTGTTAGCTCCTATCAAAGAGCTAGCTCCTTCAAAGAACATAGCTTTGGTCAACCCACGTGAGAAAGTCCCGGTCACACTCATAGAGAAGACTTCCATCTCTCACGACGTTCGTAGGTTCCGGTTCGCATTACCATCAGAAGACCAGCAGCTTGGTCTACCGGTAGGGAAGCACATCTTTCTATGCGCCAACATCAACGACAAACTTTGTCTTAGAGCCTATACTCCGACCAGCACGGTCGACGCCGTTGGACATATCGACTTGGTCGTCAAAGTTTACTTCAAAGACGTTCATCCAAGATTCCCGAACGGAGGACTCATGTCCCAGCACTTAGACTCGTTGCCCATCGGGTCGGTTTTGAACATCAAAGGTCCATTAGGACACATCGAGTACCAAGGCAAAGGCAACTTCATGGTCAACGGCAAACCTAAGTTTGCCAAGAAACTAGCCATGCTTGCCGGAGGAACAGGCATTACTCCTATCTATCAAGTCATTCAATCGATACTAAGTGATCCAGAGGACGAAACCGAGATGTTTGTGGTTTACGCAAACCGAACCGAGGATGATATACTTGTGAGAGAAGAGCTAGAAGGATGGGCTAATATGCATAAGGACAGGCTAAAGGTTTGGTACGTTGTTGAAATAGCAAAAGAAGGTTGGAACTACAGCACCGGGTTTATCACTGAGGCTGTACTTAGAGAACATGTCCCTGAAGGTTTAGAAGGCGAATCTCTAGCCCTCGCGTGTGGACCACCTCCTATGATTCAGTTTGCATTGCAGCCTAATCTTGAGAAAATGGGTTACAACGTGAAGGAAGATCTCCTTATCTTCTAA
- the LOC108815466 gene encoding uncharacterized protein LOC108815466, with protein MKGRRLGSLKLYKFDVPYESDVGVIVVSHGAIEEALRIPLTKYTGGRQGRGSKAGLSKSFLGQIRGFFIGREDSNLLNQIFDYIVSNFCFKDLSMVPSACPVLVFHLQTREFGQDHHVPEIDMTMLTRFLLNTLETRHSIMADEDAINRCVPIAPPVTEILDCYRSLESCSLCDKGYPKEYEIVHKTRCNHIFHGTCISRYLLHTPSCPVCTTHLPPVDIRTLLFS; from the coding sequence ATGAAAGGTCGTCGTCTCGGTAGTCTCAAGCTTTACAAGTTTGATGTGCCTTATGAATCTGATGTCGGTGTTATAGTAGTAAGCCATGGAGCCATAGAAGAAGCTCTACGGATTCCATTGACGAAATACAcaggaggaagacaaggaagaggaTCAAAAGCTGGATTGTCCAAATCGTTCTTAGGTCAGATCCGTGGATTCTTCATTGGGCGCGAAGATTCCAACTTACTTAATCAGATCTTTGACTACATAGTCTCCAACTTTTGTTTCAAGGATCTTAGTATGGTACCTTCAGCATGTCCGGTCCTCGTCTTTCACTTACAAACTAGAGAGTTTGGTCAAGATCATCATGTTCCTGAGATTGACATGACAATGCTAACACGCTTTCTTTTAAACACATTGGAAACCAGACATTCTATCATGGCGGATGAAGATGCAATAAACAGATGTGTACCAATTGCTCCACCAGTGACGGAGATCCTGGATTGTTACCGAAGTTTGGAATCTTGTAGTCTTTGTGATAAAGGGTATCCGAAAGAATATGAGATTGTTCATAAAACAAGATGCAATCACATCTTCCACGGGACTTGTATCTCTCGTTACTTGCTGCACACTCCTAGTTGTCCTGTTTGCACCACTCACTTGCCACCTGTCGACATCCGAACTCTCCTATTCTCCTGA
- the LOC108814437 gene encoding serine/threonine-protein kinase MPS1-like, which translates to MDKEEEANNLPPDKPPKSLARPILNHESSSSSSSSPELIRHLQAAFKRHRPLNKMQTTTIGPRRSVVAPQRQPSRSSTSDVQRPQDVVSLSHSLAANTLLTHDSTNLASSSAAAGESTENNASTTPPLISGTVDNMFNDNYNPQVSHMDLPKPASASLRNNLDIGSRDESVSRKVQSLVTVTSNDMEWDAATNQAEASKHQNLQSVVDSEISLKSGYKVSSSLAKMGEFRNFLNQPASQCSVMGSSCATTTSIHSSSAPMLNATTQVSRSYVDPHAVPVPSQGNLASSSRPSFKDSNVLQANKDGPLPEMPASAVVSEVSFKETNISKQQQCTTVVEAPMVSSTHGSDATARAPDDLLTSVSSQPQKPDKQEKVATSKGTSAPRKRNYDPDLFFKVNGKLYQRLGKIGSGGSSEVHKVISSDCTIYALKKIKLKGRDYATAYGFCQEIGYLKKLKGKTNIIQLIDYEVTDKSLLQEVLNGTMSNKDARVKDDGFIYMVLEYGEIDLAHMLSQKWKEIEGSDRTIDENWLRFYWQQILQAVNTIHEERIVHSDLKPANFLLVRGFLKLIDFGIAKAINSDTTNIQRDSQVGTLSYMSPEAFMCNESDENGNVIKCGRPSDIWSLGCILYQMVYGRTPFADYKTFWAKFKVITDPNHEITYNQLSNPWLVDLMKKCLAWDRNQRWRIPELLQHPFLAPPIPPEPRVSSSIQLISHIAESFGSDDRVSELCAQLQARLRVLGGE; encoded by the exons ATGGACAAAGAGGAGGAGGCTAATAATCTTCCACCCGATAAACCTCCGAAGAGTCTAGCCCGCCCCATCTTAAACCACgaatcctcttcttcttcctcctcctctcctgAGCTAATACGCCATCTCCAAGCCGCTTTCAAGCGCCACCGTCCCCTCA ATAAAATGCAGACAACCACTATCGGTCCTCGTCGAAGTGTTGTTGCTCCCCAACGACAACCTTCTAGGAGTTCTACATCTGATGTGCAGAGACCTCAGGATGTTGTTTCCTTGAGTCACAGTCTTGCTGCCAATACACTATTGACACATGATTCAACAAACTTGGCCTCTTCTTCTGCTGCTGCTGGAGAATCCACTGAGAATAATGCGTCTACTACGCCACCTTTAATTTCAGGAACTGTTGATAATATGTTTAACGACAATTACAACCCGCAAGTTAGTCACATGGATCTGCCTAAACCTGCTTCTGCTAGCTTAAGGAATAATCTGGATATAGGGTCTCGGGACGAAAGTGTAAGCAGAAAGGTCCAGTCTCTCGTTACCGTCACATCTAATG ATATGGAATGGGATGCTGCAACAAATCAGGCTGAAGCATCAAAGCATCAGAATCTCCAATCTGTTGTTGATTCCGAGATCAGTTTGAAGTCTGGATACAAGGTTTCATCTTCCTTGGCAAAGATGGGAGAGTTTCGCAACTTCTTGAATCAACCTGCATCCCAGTGCTCTGTCATGGGGTCTTCATGTGCCACAACTACGTCGATTCATTCCTCTTCAGCTCCTATGTTAAATGCGACAACTCAAGTCTCTCGTTCTTATGTAGATCCCCATGCTGTTCCCGTTCCAAGTCAAGGGAACTTGGCTTCTTCTTCTCGTCCTTCTTTCAAGGACAGCAACGTCCTGCAAGCAAATAAAGATGGCCCTTTACCTGAGATGCCAGCCTCGGCTGTTGTTTCAGAAGTAAGTTTCAAAGAGACAAATATATCTAAGCAGCAACAATGCACTACAGTAGTTGAAGCTCCAATGGTATCTTCAACTCATGGGAGTGATGCTACGGCTCGTGCACCCGATGACTTGCTCACCAGTGTTAGCTCACAGCCGCAGAAACCAGATAAGCAAGAAAAGGTTGCAACAAGCAAAGGGACATCAGCGCCTCGTAAAAGAAACTATGATCCGGACTTGTTCTTCAAAGTCAATGGGAAGCTCTATCAGAGGCTTGGCAAGATAGGAAGTGGAGGAAGCAGTGAGGTCCACAAGGTTATTTCATCAGATTGTACCATATATGCTCTCAAGAAAATCAAGCTCAAGGGTCGTGACTATGCTACAGCATATGGATTTTGCCAGGAGATTGGGTATTTAAAGAAGCTGAAAGGGAAAACCAACATCATTCAGCTTATAGACTACGAG GTTACAGATAAGTCTTTACTCCAGGAGGTTTTGAATGGTACGATGAGTAACAAAGATGCAAGAGTTAAAGATGATGGGTTTATATATATGGTACTAGAATATGGAGAAATCGATCTGGCTCACATGCTCTCTCAAAAATGGAAGGAAATTGAAGGATCAGACCGGACTATTGATGAAAATTGGCTTCGGTTCTACTGGCAG CAAATACTTCAAGCTGTGAACACTATACACGAGGAACGCATTGTGCATTCTGATTTGAAACCAGCAAACTTCCTTCTCGTCAGAGGCTTCTTGAAGCTTATTGACTTTGGGATCGCTAAGGCCATTAATAGCGACACTACAAACATCCAACGAGATTCACAG GTGGGGACTTTGAGTTACATGTCACCAGAAGCATTCATGTGCAACGAGAGTGATGAGAATGGAAACGTTATAAAATGTGGAAGGCCATCAGATATATGGTCACTTGGTTGCATACTGTACCAAATGGTGTATGGAAGAACACCTTTTGCAGATTACAAGACCTTCTGGGCAAAGTTCAAAGTCATAACCGATCCAAACCATGAGATTACTTACAATCAGCTCTCGAATCCTTGGCTTGTTGACCTAATGAAGAAGTGTCTAGCTTGGGACCGAAACCAAAGATGGAGAATCCCTGAGCTTCTCCAACATCCTTTCCTCGCCCCGCCTATCCCACCTGAGCCTCGAGTCAGCAGCAGCATTCAACTGATCAGTCACATTGCTGAAAGTTTTGGTAGTGATGACAGGGTTTCTGAACTTTGTGCCCAGCTTCAAGCTCGGTTACGAGTTCTTGGAGGAGAGTAA